One genomic window of Sphingomonas ginsengisoli An et al. 2013 includes the following:
- a CDS encoding ABC transporter ATP-binding protein, whose translation MATLRPILRLIAPARRREAVLLVALMVVGALADLVTVGALVPFLTLLAGGSANSRWSALAQRFTVGEAAALFAAAALAAGLLRLLLTRWTQRFAAATGHDTAVEIQRRLLLQPYSFHLHQHSSGLVAALAKVEELVWRVLLPLLQGLAALLIAAALFGALLWLEPLVAGVVLLGFGLLYGLIALAVRGPLARAGQDFERHYDRRIRLVQDSHGAIRDIILDGSAATALDLFRRSDRALALAQARSATIAAAPRFLVEALGLGLIALLALWLSGRPGGLVAAPPLLGALALGAQRLLPLLQQLYQSWAALTASQAITREVLRLLSLPLPTANDTDVPPLPFARNIALRHVDFSYPDRAGPALAGIDLTIAKGERIALSGRTGSGKSTLADLVMGLLEPTAGALLVDGVPVGATERPRWRRLIAHVPQAVFLSDDSIAANIAFGVPAAARDPARLARALTLAQLDALVAELPAGVDTPVGERGARLSGGQRQRIGLARAIYRDTPVLVLDEATSALDDETEAAILAALDRLQAAGTTILIIAHRRSALRGCDRIVRLDGGRIVEIDEALPA comes from the coding sequence GTGGCCACGCTTCGACCGATCCTGCGGCTGATCGCCCCGGCCCGCCGCCGCGAGGCGGTGCTGCTGGTCGCGCTGATGGTGGTCGGCGCGCTCGCCGACCTCGTCACCGTCGGCGCGCTAGTCCCCTTCCTCACCCTGCTGGCGGGCGGCTCGGCGAACAGCCGCTGGAGCGCTCTCGCCCAGCGCTTCACCGTCGGCGAGGCCGCCGCCTTGTTCGCCGCGGCGGCGCTGGCGGCGGGGCTGCTGCGGCTCCTTCTCACTCGCTGGACCCAGCGCTTCGCCGCCGCCACCGGCCACGATACCGCGGTCGAGATCCAGCGCCGGCTCCTGCTTCAGCCTTACTCCTTCCACCTCCACCAGCATTCGAGCGGGCTGGTCGCGGCCCTCGCCAAGGTCGAGGAACTGGTCTGGCGCGTCCTCCTTCCCTTGCTCCAGGGGCTCGCCGCGCTGCTGATCGCCGCCGCCTTGTTCGGCGCGCTGCTCTGGCTCGAACCGCTCGTCGCCGGCGTCGTCCTCCTCGGCTTCGGCCTGCTCTACGGACTGATCGCGCTGGCGGTGCGCGGACCGCTCGCCCGCGCCGGCCAGGATTTCGAGCGCCACTACGACCGCCGCATCCGGCTCGTTCAGGACAGCCACGGCGCGATCCGCGACATCATCCTCGACGGTTCGGCCGCGACCGCCCTCGACTTATTCCGCCGCAGCGACCGCGCGCTCGCTTTGGCCCAGGCCCGCAGCGCCACCATCGCCGCCGCGCCGCGCTTCCTGGTTGAGGCGCTCGGCCTCGGCCTCATCGCCCTGCTCGCGCTGTGGCTGAGCGGACGGCCGGGCGGGCTGGTCGCCGCGCCGCCCCTGCTCGGCGCGCTCGCGCTCGGGGCGCAGCGCCTGCTTCCGCTCCTCCAGCAGCTTTACCAGAGCTGGGCCGCGCTGACCGCGAGCCAGGCCATCACCCGCGAGGTGCTGCGCCTGCTCAGCCTGCCGCTCCCGACCGCCAACGACACCGACGTCCCGCCCTTGCCCTTCGCCCGCAACATCGCCCTGCGCCACGTCGACTTCTCCTACCCCGACCGCGCCGGCCCCGCGCTCGCCGGCATCGACCTCACCATCGCCAAGGGCGAGCGGATCGCGCTCAGCGGGCGGACCGGCAGCGGCAAGAGCACGCTCGCCGACCTCGTCATGGGCCTGCTCGAGCCAACCGCCGGCGCGCTGCTGGTCGACGGTGTCCCCGTCGGCGCGACCGAGCGGCCGCGGTGGCGGCGGCTCATCGCCCACGTCCCCCAGGCCGTCTTCCTCAGCGACGACAGCATCGCCGCCAACATTGCCTTCGGCGTTCCCGCGGCGGCGCGCGATCCCGCCCGTCTCGCCCGCGCGCTCACGCTGGCGCAGCTCGACGCGCTGGTCGCCGAGTTGCCCGCCGGGGTCGACACCCCGGTCGGTGAGCGCGGTGCGCGACTATCGGGGGGCCAGCGCCAGCGGATCGGCCTCGCCCGCGCCATCTACCGCGACACGCCCGTCCTCGTTCTCGACGAGGCCACCAGCGCGCTCGACGACGAGACC
- a CDS encoding glycosyltransferase family 4 protein, giving the protein MTEPRGAPRLLASANSLWNLSNFRGGLLRGLAAAGFEPVLAAAPADEPVALPWCTAALPLRSDGLNPAADALLLARFVRLLRRERPAALISWTAKPNIYGAMAARLTGIPAFPNVSGLGTAFIRGGLLQRLLSGLYRTAFARCPAVFFQNGEDAALFVGLGLVRHEQVRLLPGSGVDLARFAARPLPAEEGPLRLLFVGRLLGDKGVRELVEAARLLKAEGAGVRFQLLGFVGAQNRTAITKDELDGWLAEDLLDYLGTAEDVRPALAQAHGVVLPSYREGLPRSLLEAAAVGRPLLASDVPGCRDVVEDGVNGLLFPVRSAEGLAAAVRQFLALTPDERQRMGDAARRTAEERFSEEQVVAAYLKELAPLLRAGGTRSDG; this is encoded by the coding sequence ATGACCGAGCCGCGAGGCGCACCGCGGCTGCTCGCGAGTGCCAACAGCCTGTGGAATTTGTCCAACTTTCGCGGCGGCCTGCTGCGCGGGCTGGCGGCGGCCGGCTTCGAGCCGGTGCTGGCGGCGGCGCCGGCGGATGAGCCGGTGGCGCTGCCCTGGTGCACCGCCGCCCTTCCGCTGCGCAGCGACGGGCTCAATCCCGCTGCCGATGCGCTGTTGCTGGCGCGGTTCGTGCGGCTGCTCAGGCGCGAGAGGCCTGCGGCGCTGATCAGCTGGACGGCCAAGCCCAATATCTACGGGGCGATGGCGGCGCGGCTCACCGGCATTCCCGCCTTTCCCAACGTCAGCGGGCTGGGGACCGCCTTCATTCGCGGCGGGCTGCTCCAGCGGCTGCTGAGCGGGCTCTACCGCACCGCCTTCGCGCGCTGCCCGGCGGTGTTCTTCCAGAACGGCGAGGATGCCGCGCTGTTCGTCGGTCTGGGGCTGGTGCGGCATGAGCAGGTACGGCTGTTGCCGGGGTCGGGGGTCGATCTCGCCCGCTTCGCCGCGCGGCCGCTGCCGGCGGAGGAGGGGCCGCTGCGGCTGTTGTTTGTCGGGCGGCTGCTCGGCGACAAGGGGGTGCGCGAGCTGGTCGAGGCGGCGCGGCTGCTAAAGGCGGAAGGGGCCGGGGTGCGGTTCCAGCTGCTGGGGTTTGTCGGAGCGCAGAACCGGACCGCCATCACCAAGGACGAACTCGACGGGTGGCTCGCCGAGGATCTGCTCGATTATCTCGGCACCGCCGAGGATGTGCGGCCGGCGTTGGCGCAGGCGCATGGGGTGGTGCTGCCCTCCTATCGCGAGGGGCTGCCGCGCTCGTTGCTCGAGGCGGCGGCGGTCGGACGGCCGCTGCTGGCGAGCGACGTTCCCGGCTGCCGCGACGTGGTCGAGGATGGGGTCAACGGGCTGCTGTTTCCGGTCCGCTCGGCGGAGGGCTTGGCGGCGGCGGTGCGCCAGTTTCTCGCCTTGACGCCGGACGAGCGGCAGAGAATGGGCGACGCTGCCCGGCGCACGGCCGAAGAGCGGTTCAGCGAGGAGCAGGTCGTCGCGGCCTATCTCAAGGAACTGGCGCCCCTGCTGCGGGCGGGCGGAACGAGGAGTGACGGCTGA
- a CDS encoding metallophosphoesterase has product MWGRWRKAQARQWGGAEGYRAYAVGDVHGRLDLLDGLLVQIQEDHAGRAAGVQPLLVLLGDLIDRGPDSRGVLERLIAAPLAGFQTVALCGNHEEALLRLLDEAEPGLLERWLHFGGDACVLSYGEDPDRLAALPEDEAIARLRELIPAAHQEYLRSLADTFRFGDYLFVHAGIRPGVALERQQPADLRWIREPFLSDPRDHGMLVVHGHTISDEPQVRANRIGIDTGGYRQGVLTALMVDGTQRYWLQQRSGQ; this is encoded by the coding sequence GTGTGGGGTCGCTGGCGAAAGGCGCAGGCGCGGCAGTGGGGGGGGGCCGAGGGCTATCGTGCTTATGCGGTGGGCGACGTCCACGGGCGGCTCGACCTGCTCGACGGGTTGCTGGTGCAGATCCAGGAAGACCATGCGGGCCGGGCGGCGGGGGTCCAGCCGCTGCTGGTGCTGCTCGGCGACCTGATCGACCGCGGGCCCGACAGCCGCGGGGTGCTCGAGCGGCTGATCGCCGCGCCGCTGGCGGGGTTCCAGACGGTGGCGCTGTGCGGCAATCATGAGGAGGCGCTGCTGCGGCTGCTCGACGAGGCGGAGCCGGGGCTGCTCGAGCGGTGGCTGCACTTCGGCGGGGACGCGTGTGTGCTGAGCTATGGCGAGGACCCCGACCGGCTCGCCGCCTTGCCCGAGGACGAGGCGATCGCGCGGCTGCGGGAGCTGATCCCGGCGGCGCATCAGGAGTATCTGCGCTCGCTCGCCGACACCTTCCGCTTCGGCGACTATCTGTTCGTCCATGCCGGGATCCGGCCGGGGGTGGCGCTCGAGCGGCAGCAGCCGGCGGACCTCCGCTGGATCCGCGAACCGTTCCTGTCCGACCCGCGCGACCATGGGATGCTGGTGGTCCATGGCCACACGATCAGCGACGAGCCGCAGGTGCGCGCCAACCGGATCGGGATCGACACCGGCGGCTATCGCCAGGGCGTGTTGACCGCGCTGATGGTCGACGGCACCCAGCGCTATTGGCTGCAGCAGCGGAGCGGACAATGA
- a CDS encoding SDR family oxidoreductase: MSIVDWLAEDLKQAVAASRRRWLVTGAAGFIGSNLAEALLGLGQEVVGLDNYATGHAHNLDQLLGAVGPEAASRFTMLEVDIRDRAGCARAAEGIDVILHQAALGSVPRSIADPLTSHDANVTGFVNMIEAARQAGVPRFLYAASSSTYGDEPNLPKREERIGNALSPYAATKLVNEIYAGVYQRSYGYKATGLRYFNIFGPRQDPEGAYAAVIPKWVAAMIAGEEIVINGDGETSRDFCFVANAVQANLRGALAGDEAQGEVYNVAVGERTSLNDLHRLIAEGLGRLGIAYHRPPRHGPFREGDVRHSLADVSKAERLLGYRPTQDLAAGLAAALPWYVAELR, from the coding sequence ATGAGCATCGTCGACTGGCTGGCGGAGGATCTGAAACAGGCGGTCGCCGCGAGCCGGCGGCGATGGCTGGTGACCGGGGCGGCGGGATTCATCGGCTCGAACCTTGCCGAGGCGTTGCTCGGGCTCGGGCAGGAGGTGGTCGGGCTCGACAATTATGCGACCGGCCATGCGCACAATCTCGACCAGTTGCTCGGCGCGGTCGGGCCGGAGGCGGCGAGCCGGTTCACCATGCTCGAAGTCGACATCCGCGACCGCGCGGGTTGCGCCCGGGCGGCCGAGGGGATCGACGTCATCCTGCACCAGGCGGCCTTGGGCTCGGTGCCGCGGTCGATCGCCGACCCGCTGACCAGCCACGACGCCAACGTCACCGGCTTCGTCAACATGATCGAGGCGGCGCGGCAGGCGGGGGTCCCGCGCTTCCTTTATGCGGCGTCGAGCTCGACCTACGGCGACGAGCCCAACCTGCCCAAGCGCGAGGAGCGGATCGGCAACGCGCTGTCGCCTTATGCCGCAACCAAGCTGGTCAACGAGATCTACGCCGGGGTCTATCAGCGCAGCTACGGCTACAAGGCGACGGGGCTGCGCTACTTCAACATCTTCGGGCCGCGGCAGGACCCCGAGGGGGCCTATGCCGCGGTGATCCCCAAGTGGGTGGCGGCGATGATCGCCGGGGAGGAGATCGTCATCAACGGCGACGGCGAGACCAGCCGCGACTTCTGCTTCGTCGCCAATGCGGTGCAGGCCAATCTGCGCGGCGCGCTGGCGGGGGACGAGGCGCAGGGCGAGGTTTACAATGTGGCGGTCGGCGAGCGGACTTCGCTCAACGACCTCCATCGGCTGATTGCGGAAGGGCTCGGAAGGCTCGGCATCGCCTACCACCGGCCGCCGCGGCACGGGCCGTTCCGCGAAGGCGACGTCCGCCACTCGCTGGCCGACGTCAGCAAGGCCGAGCGGCTGCTCGGTTACCGGCCGACCCAAGACCTCGCCGCCGGGCTGGCCGCGGCGCTGCCCTGGTATGTGGCGGAGCTGCGCTAA
- a CDS encoding polysaccharide biosynthesis/export family protein, whose protein sequence is MAKAYATLGLAVGLAAALGSCADKRGGPIAYNVALAAPDAPKIVPLEQDYRIAPLDVLTVKVFKQPDLSGDYPVDLTGNISMPLIGNVQVAELTTSELDGRLKAQYGAKYLEKPDISVGVKSSTRRSVTVDGAVKNSGSFPVAGPVSLIQAIAQAGGTTEDANPRRVAIFRSIAGKRQAAAFDLTDIRRGLAQDPTIYPGDIVVVDGSRVKATQKAILSNIPLLSIFRPF, encoded by the coding sequence GTGGCGAAGGCATATGCGACCCTGGGACTGGCGGTAGGGCTGGCGGCGGCATTGGGGTCCTGCGCCGACAAGCGCGGCGGGCCGATCGCCTACAATGTCGCGCTGGCCGCGCCCGACGCGCCCAAGATCGTCCCGCTCGAGCAGGACTATCGCATCGCCCCGCTCGACGTGCTGACGGTTAAGGTGTTCAAGCAGCCCGACCTGTCGGGCGATTATCCGGTCGACCTGACCGGCAACATCTCGATGCCGCTGATCGGCAACGTCCAGGTCGCCGAACTGACCACCAGCGAGCTCGATGGCCGGCTGAAGGCGCAATATGGCGCCAAATATCTCGAGAAACCCGACATCAGCGTCGGGGTGAAGTCGTCGACCAGGCGCAGCGTCACGGTCGACGGCGCGGTCAAGAACAGCGGGTCCTTCCCGGTCGCCGGGCCGGTCTCGCTGATCCAGGCGATCGCGCAGGCCGGGGGGACCACCGAAGACGCCAATCCGCGCCGGGTGGCGATCTTCCGCTCGATCGCCGGCAAGCGGCAGGCAGCGGCGTTTGACTTGACCGACATCCGCCGCGGACTGGCGCAGGACCCGACCATCTATCCGGGCGACATCGTGGTGGTCGACGGTTCGCGGGTGAAGGCGACCCAGAAGGCCATTCTGAGCAACATCCCGCTGCTGTCCATCTTCCGGCCCTTCTGA
- a CDS encoding GumC family protein, producing MNRDLSIPSGDSRALSDRVVTPNATLGVADRQHHAPKLDAQTILRVIREWHWLIVGATALGLALGVVATLLTTPLYKAWVTLEVNPPTVDVSDDQQRNRFGNDDSTYDFVQTQVGLLGSRSLAERVAQDLNLVNTPSVVGEGDATARLNRAAGIVAGGLDVVAPKDGRLIRFSYTSPNPQLAAQIANGVADGFINSNLQRKFEASNYARRFLERQIAKTRGDLEKSERQQVAYAQTEGIINLQGTGGDGKTGGGQSDAGSLQGESLQALNAALATATARRVAAEGAYRAAQASGPTNEVNESTSALRQTKAGLEAEYQEKRTLLKPDHPDMISLRSRIDELDKQIARETAQVSGGRNNSLAQEYRGAAAAEASLQGRVNALRGSVLDLRGRSVQYNILQREVDTNRALYDALLQRYKEIGVAGGVGAAPISIVDRALPPGGPFKPNLLMNLMAGLGLGLLAGIGAALGFEFLSDTIKTREDIRTKLQLACLGAIPKRVAKQGTLVDDIRDPSSAVAEAYSAVCAALRFTTEEGVPRSLLVTSTQEAEGKSSTALAVAQSYARQGRSVLLIDADLRKPSFKTGGNEQGLVGLLTNHEDVNGRVVPTQFDNLWLLPCGPLPPNPADLLSTRRFATILEDACQRFDLVVVDGPPILGLADSPLLAATVAGTLFVVESGRTRTRAAVESLNRIEAAGARILGAVLTKAIEREGYGYYSYRYGQLEDERDDKVVLIAHQADASADAV from the coding sequence GTGAATCGCGACCTTTCCATCCCCAGCGGCGACAGCCGGGCGCTGTCGGACCGCGTGGTCACCCCCAACGCCACGCTCGGCGTCGCCGACCGCCAGCATCACGCGCCCAAGCTCGACGCGCAGACCATCCTGCGGGTCATCCGCGAGTGGCACTGGCTGATCGTCGGGGCGACCGCGCTGGGGCTGGCGCTGGGGGTGGTGGCGACCTTGCTGACGACGCCGCTCTACAAGGCGTGGGTCACGCTCGAGGTCAATCCGCCGACGGTGGACGTCTCCGACGACCAGCAGCGCAACCGCTTCGGCAACGACGACAGCACTTACGACTTCGTCCAGACCCAGGTCGGCCTGCTCGGCAGCCGCAGTCTCGCCGAGCGGGTCGCGCAGGACCTCAATCTCGTCAACACGCCGAGCGTGGTCGGCGAGGGCGACGCCACCGCGCGGCTCAACCGGGCGGCGGGGATCGTCGCCGGCGGGCTCGACGTCGTCGCGCCCAAGGACGGGCGGCTGATCCGCTTCAGCTATACCAGCCCTAATCCGCAACTCGCCGCGCAGATCGCCAACGGGGTCGCCGACGGGTTCATCAACTCGAACCTCCAGCGCAAGTTCGAGGCATCGAACTACGCCCGCCGCTTCCTCGAGCGGCAGATCGCCAAGACCCGCGGCGACCTAGAGAAGTCCGAGCGGCAGCAGGTCGCCTATGCGCAGACCGAGGGGATCATCAACCTCCAGGGCACCGGCGGCGACGGCAAGACCGGCGGCGGACAGAGCGATGCCGGCTCGTTGCAGGGCGAATCGCTCCAGGCGCTCAACGCCGCGCTCGCCACCGCCACCGCGCGCCGGGTCGCCGCCGAGGGCGCCTATCGCGCCGCGCAGGCGTCCGGGCCGACCAACGAGGTCAACGAGAGCACGTCGGCTTTGCGGCAGACGAAGGCCGGGCTCGAGGCCGAATATCAGGAGAAGCGCACGCTCCTGAAGCCCGACCATCCCGACATGATCAGCCTGCGCAGCCGGATCGACGAGCTCGACAAGCAGATCGCGCGCGAGACCGCGCAGGTCAGCGGCGGGCGCAACAACAGCTTGGCGCAGGAATATCGCGGCGCCGCCGCCGCCGAAGCGTCGCTGCAAGGGCGGGTTAATGCGCTTAGGGGCTCGGTCCTCGACCTGCGCGGGCGCAGCGTCCAGTACAATATCCTCCAGCGCGAGGTGGACACCAACCGCGCGCTCTATGACGCGCTGCTCCAGCGCTACAAGGAGATCGGGGTGGCCGGCGGGGTCGGCGCGGCGCCGATCTCGATCGTCGACCGGGCGCTGCCGCCGGGCGGGCCGTTCAAGCCCAATCTGCTGATGAACCTGATGGCCGGGCTGGGCCTGGGGCTGCTCGCCGGGATCGGCGCGGCGCTGGGGTTCGAATTCCTCAGCGACACGATCAAGACCCGCGAGGACATCCGCACCAAGCTCCAGCTCGCCTGCCTCGGGGCGATCCCCAAGCGGGTCGCCAAGCAGGGCACGCTGGTGGACGATATCCGCGATCCCTCGTCGGCGGTGGCCGAAGCCTATTCGGCGGTTTGCGCGGCCTTGCGCTTCACCACCGAGGAAGGGGTGCCGCGCAGCCTGCTCGTCACCTCGACCCAGGAGGCGGAAGGAAAGTCGTCGACCGCGCTGGCGGTGGCGCAGAGCTATGCCCGCCAAGGGCGCAGCGTGCTGCTGATCGACGCAGACCTGCGCAAGCCGTCGTTCAAGACCGGCGGCAACGAGCAGGGGCTGGTCGGTCTGCTGACCAACCATGAGGACGTCAACGGGCGGGTGGTGCCGACCCAGTTCGACAATCTGTGGCTGCTGCCGTGCGGGCCGCTGCCGCCCAATCCGGCCGACCTGCTGTCGACCCGGCGCTTCGCGACCATCCTCGAGGACGCCTGCCAGCGATTCGATTTGGTGGTGGTCGACGGGCCGCCGATCCTCGGCCTCGCCGATTCGCCGCTGCTGGCGGCGACGGTCGCCGGAACCCTGTTCGTGGTCGAGAGCGGCCGCACCCGGACGCGGGCGGCGGTGGAATCGCTCAACCGGATCGAGGCGGCGGGGGCGCGGATCCTCGGCGCGGTGCTGACCAAGGCGATCGAGCGTGAGGGCTATGGTTATTATTCGTACCGCTACGGCCAGCTCGAGGACGAGCGCGACGACAAGGTCGTGCTGATCGCGCACCAGGCGGACGCGAGCGCGGACGCGGTTTGA
- a CDS encoding tetratricopeptide repeat protein, producing MTVLRRGSLVLAGLLLALLAVRVAAVQGLPARAAAIWPGHPTVALDAGLRAIGQSVAAGHPPPAEVTAAVRGVARRDPLNPGPLLVEGTNAFAAGETRRAEQLLLAASRLDPLAPAPRFLLAQLYFRENRGDAGLAQVGFLFERLDGNAAPLIPALAQYAAQPGAAARLKPLLDRQPQTRGLVLSLLAEQPANLPAILALAPKTGGADDAEWRQRLLTALVADRQYARAYALWRGFAHVPAPATASLFNPRFAAGGPPPPFNWRLESGSAGTAEPQPGGGLHLLYFGRDDTVLADQTMLLAPGRYRLGFQVKGPATGLSWALTCLPGTAAQAQELARGAFDFTVPASGCAAQRLELKGTPGDYPMTVDTVVSPVALSRGAAA from the coding sequence TTGACCGTTCTGCGGCGCGGATCGCTGGTGCTGGCGGGGCTGCTGCTAGCGCTGCTCGCGGTGCGGGTGGCGGCGGTGCAGGGGCTGCCGGCGCGGGCCGCGGCCATCTGGCCGGGGCATCCGACGGTGGCGCTCGACGCGGGGCTGCGGGCGATCGGGCAGAGCGTCGCCGCGGGGCATCCGCCGCCGGCGGAGGTGACCGCCGCGGTGAGGGGCGTGGCGCGCCGCGATCCGCTCAACCCGGGGCCGCTGCTGGTCGAGGGGACCAATGCCTTTGCGGCGGGGGAGACGAGGCGGGCCGAGCAGTTGCTGCTGGCGGCGAGCCGGCTCGACCCGCTGGCGCCGGCGCCGCGCTTCCTGCTGGCGCAGCTCTATTTCCGGGAGAATCGCGGGGACGCCGGGCTGGCGCAGGTCGGGTTCCTGTTCGAGCGGCTCGACGGCAATGCGGCGCCGCTGATCCCGGCGCTGGCGCAATATGCGGCGCAGCCGGGGGCCGCGGCGCGGCTCAAGCCCTTGCTCGACCGCCAGCCGCAGACGCGCGGGCTGGTGCTGTCGCTGCTCGCCGAACAGCCCGCCAATTTGCCCGCGATCCTTGCGCTGGCGCCCAAGACTGGCGGCGCAGACGATGCCGAGTGGCGGCAGCGGCTGCTGACCGCGCTGGTCGCCGACCGCCAATATGCGCGCGCTTATGCGCTGTGGCGGGGGTTCGCTCACGTGCCGGCGCCGGCGACGGCGAGCCTGTTCAACCCGCGCTTCGCGGCGGGCGGGCCGCCGCCGCCGTTCAACTGGCGGCTCGAGAGCGGGTCAGCGGGGACCGCCGAGCCGCAGCCGGGGGGCGGGCTGCACCTGCTCTATTTCGGGCGCGACGATACGGTGCTGGCCGACCAGACGATGCTGCTGGCGCCGGGGCGCTATCGGCTCGGGTTCCAGGTGAAGGGACCGGCGACGGGGCTGTCGTGGGCGCTGACCTGCCTGCCCGGCACTGCCGCGCAGGCGCAGGAATTGGCGCGGGGCGCGTTCGACTTCACCGTGCCGGCGAGCGGCTGCGCGGCGCAGCGGCTCGAGCTCAAGGGCACGCCGGGCGATTATCCGATGACGGTCGACACGGTGGTGAGCCCGGTCGCGCTGAGCCGGGGCGCGGCCGCATGA
- a CDS encoding O-antigen ligase family protein: MRAPVRQGIAPAYLFACLLLGGSGQGVWGPLLLQLAGVVLLGWSFWSAPPRPLGASARRLGWLMGAAVLLVLVQLLPLPPVLWTSLPGRAAAVENFRLLGEPLPWLPLSLTPYDGLSSALGLIPPLALLAAILRLGAYRTSWLGIAIGAGAVLNILLGALQISTGRYYLFPFSTVGSAAGFFANGNYLGTLLLAAIPFLAALTAHGLRERRSHRKRVGSLGLALGPLLVLVMGLVISKSMAALLLTVPVALASALLLIKPERGRWKIVGGLSLACMAIGLVAYAWLPAINDPNNAMSTGIRAHLYAKTAATAWQLFPVGSGLGSFPRVYALYEDPGVFFGAMVNHAHDDYLEIALEGGLPGVLILLGFLWWWLKRLVAIWRSPASTPFERAATIAAATILAHSLVDFPARTMAIAAVLATAVALMAEPREWRRAEGATAERRKARHVSLG, translated from the coding sequence ATGAGGGCGCCGGTTCGCCAGGGGATCGCCCCCGCTTATCTGTTCGCCTGCCTGCTGCTGGGCGGGAGCGGGCAGGGGGTGTGGGGGCCGCTGCTGCTGCAACTCGCGGGCGTGGTGCTGCTCGGCTGGAGCTTCTGGTCGGCGCCGCCGCGGCCGCTGGGGGCGAGCGCGCGTCGGCTCGGCTGGCTGATGGGCGCGGCGGTTCTGCTGGTGCTGGTGCAATTGCTGCCCTTGCCGCCGGTCTTGTGGACCTCGCTCCCGGGGCGGGCCGCGGCGGTGGAGAATTTCCGGCTGCTCGGCGAGCCGCTGCCGTGGCTGCCGCTGTCGCTGACGCCTTACGACGGGCTGAGCTCGGCGCTGGGGCTGATCCCGCCGCTGGCGCTGCTCGCTGCGATCCTGCGGCTGGGCGCCTATCGGACGAGCTGGCTGGGAATTGCGATCGGGGCGGGGGCGGTGCTCAACATCCTGCTGGGTGCGCTGCAGATCAGCACCGGGCGCTATTATCTCTTCCCCTTCTCGACGGTGGGGTCGGCGGCGGGCTTCTTCGCCAACGGCAATTACCTCGGCACGCTGCTGCTTGCCGCCATTCCGTTCCTCGCCGCGCTGACCGCGCACGGGCTTCGCGAGCGGCGCTCGCATCGCAAAAGGGTCGGCAGCCTCGGGCTAGCGCTCGGGCCGCTGCTGGTGCTGGTGATGGGGCTGGTCATCAGCAAGTCGATGGCGGCGCTGCTGCTGACGGTGCCGGTGGCGCTCGCCAGCGCGCTGCTGCTGATTAAGCCCGAGCGGGGACGGTGGAAGATCGTCGGCGGGCTCAGCCTCGCCTGCATGGCAATCGGGCTGGTCGCTTATGCGTGGCTGCCGGCGATCAACGATCCCAACAACGCCATGTCGACCGGCATCCGCGCGCATCTCTATGCCAAGACCGCGGCGACCGCGTGGCAGCTGTTCCCGGTGGGGTCGGGGCTGGGGTCGTTCCCGCGGGTCTATGCGCTGTATGAGGATCCGGGCGTGTTCTTCGGCGCGATGGTCAACCATGCGCATGACGATTATCTCGAGATCGCGCTCGAGGGCGGGCTGCCCGGGGTGCTGATCCTCTTGGGCTTCTTGTGGTGGTGGCTCAAGCGGCTGGTCGCGATCTGGCGCTCGCCCGCGAGCACGCCGTTCGAGCGTGCGGCGACGATCGCGGCGGCGACCATCCTCGCCCATTCGCTGGTCGACTTCCCGGCGCGGACGATGGCGATTGCGGCGGTGCTCGCTACCGCGGTCGCGCTGATGGCCGAGCCGCGCGAGTGGCGGCGGGCGGAGGGGGCCACCGCCGAACGCCGCAAGGCGCGCCATGTCAGCCTGGGCTGA